A segment of the Butyrivibrio fibrisolvens genome:
TTGGAGATTGTCTTCCGGGATGCCCGACAGGCGCAATCACTTTTGAAGAAAGAGAAGCACCTGCCTATGATGAGGCAGCAGTTAAGGCAGCTCAGGAAAAGAAAGGATCAGTAAAAAATATGCATCAGTGCGAAAACAAGATGATGACTGAAATGCATCAGCACGCCGAAGGCCATGGATGCCCCGGTTCAAGATTTATGATGCTTAAGAGCAGATCCCAGGAAGACAGTGATCCCGGACAGGATATGATCACCAGAATGAGCACTCACCCATCCAGACTGATGCAGTGGCCTTGTCAGATAAAGCTTCTTCCAACACAGGCAGATTTCTATAAAGATGCAAGACTCCTAATTGCAGCTGACTGCACAGCTTATGCTTATGCAAACATGCATGAAGAATTCATGAAGGGCAAGGTTACAATGATTGGATGTCCCAAGCTTGACGAAGGCGATTACACGCAGAAGCTTACAGAGATAATAGCAAATAATGATATCGCCAGTGTGACCATAGTAAGAATGGAAGTTCCTTGCTGCGGAGGACTTCAGAGAGCTGCAGAAAATGCAATAAGAAATAGCGGAAAGTTCCTTCCATGGCAGGTTATTACGATATCCAGAAATGGAGAAGTAATTGATTAGAATTCTCAATAAGTCTATATTTCATAGGATTTTGTTAAAATCGAGTTTATACTAAAAGTAGTTTAAATAGTTAAGGAGGTATACCCATGACAGCATTAAATGAAAGAAAAGTAGCAGTAGTAGGTTGTGGATTCGTTGGTTCAGCATCAGCGTTTGCTCTTATGGAGAGCGGGCTCTTTTCTGAGATGGTGCTGATAGATGTCAATAAAGAAAAAGCAGAAGGAGAGGCACTTGATATAAGTCACGGACTTCCATTTGCAAAACCAATGCAGATATATGCAGGCGATTACAAAGATGCAGGCGATGCTGCAGTCGTAGTTGTTACCGCAGGAGCTGGACAAAAGCCCGGTGAGACAAGGCTTGATCTTGTGAAAAAGAATGTAAGCATATTTAAATCCATAATCCCTGAGATCGCCAAGTATAACACAGAAGGAATCCTTCTTATCGTAGCTAATCCGGTTGATATACTTACTTATGCTGCAGCAAAGCTCAGCGGTTTTCCTGAGAACAGAGTATTTGGCTCAGGAACAGTGCTTGATACCGCCAGATTCAAGTATCTTCTTGGTGAGCACCTGAGCGTAGACAGCCGTTCTGTACATGCTTTTATCATAGGTGAGCATGGCGACAGTGAGATTGCAGCCTGGAGCAGTGCGAATGTTTCAGGTATTCCTATTCACGATTTCTGTGAGATGAGAGGACACTTCGAACATGAAAAAGCGATGAAAGAGATAGCTGAGAACGTAAAGAACAGTGCTTATGGTATCATTGAGAAAAAGGGTGCTACTTACTATGGCATTGCAATGAGTGTAAGGCGTATCTGCGAAGCTATAATCCGTGACGAGAAATCTATCCTTCCAATATCAAGCATTCAGCATGGAGAAAATGGTATTGATGACGTTGCTCTCAGTATGCCAGCTATTGTCGGAAGAAAAGGCGTAGAAGGATTAGTGCCAATCAGATTAAGCGATAAGGAGAAAGAGCAGCTTAAGGCATCTGCTGATACATTGAAGAAAGTGCTGGATGATGCACTGTGATGTTTTGGCATGTGTACCACAAGCATATTTAGCTTATCATCTATATAGACGAAGATTGTATAGAAGGATCAACCTGGTAAAAGGCTGGTCCTTCTACTTTTTGAGAAAAAAGTTAGCACAAACTAACAACAAGTGCTATCATAAAACCATAATCGTTCAGAGGAGGAGAATTTTAATGGCGGATAAGATTCAGGAAGCTTATCAGGCATCGAAGAATATATATGATGATGTTCTCACGCAGGGAAGCTTTTTAGCAAAATGTATATAAAGATCTTCTGGAGCGGAACTGATGACAATGAGATTGCGAGGAAAATTCTTTCATACATACCGTATGACTTTAAAGGGTCAATTTTTGCTGCACGAAGTAGCATAGACTATAAGGAGATATTATGGTGAACGAGAATGCTGAGCTGAAGATGAAAACTATTAAAACCATGAAAGGCAAAAAGGTATTCAAAGACGAGATTGCCACAAGACTTTCTACGTCAGAGAGTGAAAAGATATGGCGTGATGCACATGAAAGGCTATACAGAATGTATGATGAACATCAGAATCTTTCTAAAGGTGTTGCCATGCACACAGATGGATTTATCTTTCCGGCAGCAGCCATCTATCTTGCTATAAAGGAGACTGATCCTGATATGGCCTATGATGTTATGAAGAAGATCATGGCAGAAAAATCTAAAAAAACAGGGCAGATGATAGCAAAATGCTGCAAGATCCCAGGCTTTAAGAAATACTTTTTGAATATGTGGGATTCAATGAGCCACAAGATGTTCGGAGAGGCTTCTGGATTCAATAATATTTTTTATCCCAGAGAGAAAGAAAGTTTTCGTATGGACATCACACAGTGTCCATACAATAAGTATCTGACAGAGCAGGGATGTCCTGAACTTAACATTCTGTTTTGCGAGAATGATATTCATTCATATGGAAATCTTCCAGGTCTTAAATTTAGCAGAACTAAAACAATCGGAGCAGGGGATGACCTGTGCGATTTTAAAATGGAACTTGTAAAGAAATAAAGATATGTTGGTGACATTAGGATAAAATCTGATCCAGAAAGCATTTAATAGCAGTGTCTTGATGATGCTTTTTTGGATATATTACATAATAATCAACAGGAGGAATCGCGCCATCAAGTATAGGTATACTTATTAAAGTTCCATCTGATAAGTATTTATTCACCAAGTGTCTTGGAAGAATGGTATACCAAGCACTGCCAAAGAGAAGAGGGAGAGCCTTGGCTGCGCTATTCACACTAAGCTGAAAACGGTGTGCTGGAGGAAAAAGCCACTGATATGTACCCGAGTAAAGAAAATCAGAATGGATCATTGGCAGAGTTTTTACCTTAGATGAGTTTATTCCATTTTTGAACTTTGTATTTTCTGAAGAGGTTACAAGCAGAACGTCTTCTTGCATGATCAGTTTACAGTTATAGTTAGGATTATCATAGGAATGATGTGAAAAGATCACGTCATTCCTTAATTTTTTTATACTGGTAATTAGTTGGTTGCTGGTATTGATTTCAATTTTAATTGAAAAAGAGGGATTCTCATTTGCAAAACTGTTAAGTTTTTTCTTTAACCAAAGCTCATAAAAAGCATCTACAGTTCCAACAGACAGAAAATGCGAAAATTTCTCATTTTGTTGTATGGCTTCCAGAGCTATGTTTTCTAAGTTTATGATTTCTTCTGCATAATTTAAAAAGGTGATTCCAGCAGGAGTTATCGATAGTTTTCTGTTATTTCTTACAAATAATTCTTTACCGATTTCTTTTTCAAGTTCTTGTATGCGCTTGCTTACAGTGGATTGAGCAACTATCAGGTTTTCAGAAGTACGTGTGAAGCTTTTGGTTTCTACTAGAGATAAGAACGTAAGAAGCTGATCCTTATTCATAATATTTAGAATCCTCCTATGAAAAAAATCGATAATAATAATCGAAATTATTCTTTTTTATAATCATAGTTATTGTGTTAGATTATTTCAATAAGAAAATACTGAAGAGGAGGAACATTATGAAAAATAAGCTATTTAACAAAGTTATTGCTGCTACTTTAACTGGAGTTATCACATTAAGTGTATGTGCATGTGGTGTCGGTTCGTCTGAGGCAAAGGAAAGTAATACAGGGAATTCTTTGCCAGTCGATGAAAATGATAATGAAGCAGAACAGCAGACGGGTGAAGTTACAGTGACAGATCTTGCCGGCAGAGAGGTTACAGTAACACTTCCTGTAGAGAATGCATATCTTGGATATTACTATGAGAATTTTCTTGCGGTTGTAGGCCCTGACGCATTTACAAGAGTTAAAGCAACGTCTCTGTATGATACAGAAGGATATGCAAATACTCTGGCAACGATCTATAAAGAGAATGTAGAAGGCTACGCAGATATGATAGATGTGGGTTCAACACTACAGGATAATATTGATGTGGAAAAACTGATAGAGCTTGACTGTGATGTGGCCATTATGGGGCAGTACCAGTATGATGCTATTACTGACAAGGTGGAACTATTGGAAGAAGCAGGAATTCCGGTTGTAATTATAGATTATTCCACAGCTACAGAGGAAACACATATTGCTTCTACAGAAGTGCTTGGAAAAGTATTTGGTGTGGAAGATAGAGCTAATGAAATCATTGAAAATTATAAAGCAGGGATGGAAAAGGTAAGAGATATCGTCTCGACTATTCAACAGTCAAAGACTACATTTCATGAATTTCATAGCGTAATAGGTACCTATTCAGAAGTAGGAGTATCTGACTTTTCTCACTATCTTTTTGGCAGCTATTTAGCACAAGCCGGGGCATCAGATATAGCATTTTCACTGGAAGAGTCTAGCGAAAATGGCAGAAGTACAACTCTTGATATGGAATATATTTTGGAACAGGATCCGGAAGTATGGTTCATTATTGGCGGCGAGGCAGCAAATGATTCATCTGATGGAATTTTGATGGGATACAATGTTTCAGAAGAAGATGTTATACAGTCTGCTAAAGGTCTTATTGGGAGCAGACCCGGTTTTGATAATTTAAACGCTGTTAAAAATGATCAGATTTATTGCATTGAGAATAATACATTAAGAACACTTCGTGACTACATAATCATTGAATATATCGCAAAAGTTCTTTATCCTGAAGAGTTTGCTGATATTGATCCTGAAAAGGAATTTGAAGAATATTCGAAAAAGTATCTTCCTTCAATTCCTATAGATGGAACATTTATTTATCACCTTAAAGTGGAAGACATTCAGTGATGAACAGTTATTATAGAAGACTTAACAGAAAAAGATTTGCGATAATAGTGCTGGCTTCAATAGTTATGTTATTGTTGCTCCTTGCGGATCTGTTTACAGGATCTTCTAATTTGTCTGTCAGTGGAGCGATGAAGATATTACTGGATGGACCATCTAAAGAAAGTAAGTACCATT
Coding sequences within it:
- a CDS encoding 4Fe-4S binding protein; translated protein: MVRKIIKIDEEKCNGCGLCATACHEGAIDIIDGKAKLVRENFCDGFGDCLPGCPTGAITFEEREAPAYDEAAVKAAQEKKGSVKNMHQCENKMMTEMHQHAEGHGCPGSRFMMLKSRSQEDSDPGQDMITRMSTHPSRLMQWPCQIKLLPTQADFYKDARLLIAADCTAYAYANMHEEFMKGKVTMIGCPKLDEGDYTQKLTEIIANNDIASVTIVRMEVPCCGGLQRAAENAIRNSGKFLPWQVITISRNGEVID
- a CDS encoding L-lactate dehydrogenase; translated protein: MTALNERKVAVVGCGFVGSASAFALMESGLFSEMVLIDVNKEKAEGEALDISHGLPFAKPMQIYAGDYKDAGDAAVVVVTAGAGQKPGETRLDLVKKNVSIFKSIIPEIAKYNTEGILLIVANPVDILTYAAAKLSGFPENRVFGSGTVLDTARFKYLLGEHLSVDSRSVHAFIIGEHGDSEIAAWSSANVSGIPIHDFCEMRGHFEHEKAMKEIAENVKNSAYGIIEKKGATYYGIAMSVRRICEAIIRDEKSILPISSIQHGENGIDDVALSMPAIVGRKGVEGLVPIRLSDKEKEQLKASADTLKKVLDDAL
- a CDS encoding L-2-amino-thiazoline-4-carboxylic acid hydrolase translates to MVNENAELKMKTIKTMKGKKVFKDEIATRLSTSESEKIWRDAHERLYRMYDEHQNLSKGVAMHTDGFIFPAAAIYLAIKETDPDMAYDVMKKIMAEKSKKTGQMIAKCCKIPGFKKYFLNMWDSMSHKMFGEASGFNNIFYPREKESFRMDITQCPYNKYLTEQGCPELNILFCENDIHSYGNLPGLKFSRTKTIGAGDDLCDFKMELVKK
- a CDS encoding LysR family transcriptional regulator translates to MNKDQLLTFLSLVETKSFTRTSENLIVAQSTVSKRIQELEKEIGKELFVRNNRKLSITPAGITFLNYAEEIINLENIALEAIQQNEKFSHFLSVGTVDAFYELWLKKKLNSFANENPSFSIKIEINTSNQLITSIKKLRNDVIFSHHSYDNPNYNCKLIMQEDVLLVTSSENTKFKNGINSSKVKTLPMIHSDFLYSGTYQWLFPPAHRFQLSVNSAAKALPLLFGSAWYTILPRHLVNKYLSDGTLISIPILDGAIPPVDYYVIYPKKHHQDTAIKCFLDQILS
- a CDS encoding ABC transporter substrate-binding protein; the encoded protein is MKNKLFNKVIAATLTGVITLSVCACGVGSSEAKESNTGNSLPVDENDNEAEQQTGEVTVTDLAGREVTVTLPVENAYLGYYYENFLAVVGPDAFTRVKATSLYDTEGYANTLATIYKENVEGYADMIDVGSTLQDNIDVEKLIELDCDVAIMGQYQYDAITDKVELLEEAGIPVVIIDYSTATEETHIASTEVLGKVFGVEDRANEIIENYKAGMEKVRDIVSTIQQSKTTFHEFHSVIGTYSEVGVSDFSHYLFGSYLAQAGASDIAFSLEESSENGRSTTLDMEYILEQDPEVWFIIGGEAANDSSDGILMGYNVSEEDVIQSAKGLIGSRPGFDNLNAVKNDQIYCIENNTLRTLRDYIIIEYIAKVLYPEEFADIDPEKEFEEYSKKYLPSIPIDGTFIYHLKVEDIQ